The candidate division TA06 bacterium DNA window GCTTTTATTGCAAAGTTAGCAAATAATGATTTAATTTGAAATTATTAAATCCCCATTATTATCAGTTTTTACTTTTATCTTTTTTATAACCTTTTGTTTTATTTTGCCGCTTTGGTCCTTTTTAACAACCTGACTTACATGAAAGTTGTCTGAAACCTTGGAACAAATCTTTTTCACATATTCTTTAGTTTCCTGATACGGCGGGATGCCGCCATACCTCTCCACCGCCCCTGGCCCGGCATTGTAGGCCGCCAGGGCCGATTCCAAGGCCCCGAACTTATCCAGCATCTGCTTTAAATACCTGGCGCCGGCGTCTATGTTCTGTTCCGGGTCAAAAGGATTGCTGACCCCCAACTGCCAGGCCGTTTGCGGCATCAACTGCATCAGCCCCTGAGCCCCCTTGCAGGAAAGCGCCCTGGGGTTGTACTGGGATTCTGCGTCGATCACCGCCTCCAGCGCTTGCGGGCTTAGCGCATATTTCTGGGAAGCGGCATTTATCAGGTTCTGGTATAAAACACGATTATTCTTTTTAAGCTGCCTGACGCAGGCAAAGTTTGCCCTGGGAATATTGGAAAGCAACAATCCGTCTTCCAATGCGCTGGTGTAGACCTGGCCATAGACCAGGGAGCTAAGAGTCAAAATTATTATTATTATTAAAGATGTTTTCATGGTTCAACGTAATCCGTATTTTCAATCAAAGGCGGCGGCAACCGGAAATCACGCTCAACTCTAAATTGCTGCACGCCCTTTACCACTGTCATCTCTATCTTAAGCCATTTTGCCCGGTCCAACTCCCGGCACCAAAGCGCGCCGCTGCGGTTATCATCCAATTCCTCGAACCATTCCCGGGCGGTATGCAAACCGAGCGAATCGGGACCTGGCGCAAAGCTGAACAGGCAGTCCGTTACCCTGGCGCCGCCGTCA harbors:
- a CDS encoding lytic transglycosylase domain-containing protein, which translates into the protein MKTSLIIIIILTLSSLVYGQVYTSALEDGLLLSNIPRANFACVRQLKKNNRVLYQNLINAASQKYALSPQALEAVIDAESQYNPRALSCKGAQGLMQLMPQTAWQLGVSNPFDPEQNIDAGARYLKQMLDKFGALESALAAYNAGPGAVERYGGIPPYQETKEYVKKICSKVSDNFHVSQVVKKDQSGKIKQKVIKKIKVKTDNNGDLIISN